Proteins found in one Pelobacter seleniigenes DSM 18267 genomic segment:
- a CDS encoding TRAP transporter large permease, whose protein sequence is MIESSMAIFVLLGSFFVFILIRFPIAYAVALSSILCLLYQGLPLTTVAQQMVKGISSFSLMAVPFFITMGYLMGSGGISEKLIALANACVGWMRGGMAMVNIVSSYFFGGISGSAAADTASLGSIMIPMMVEQGYDDDFATAVTVTSSCEGLLVPPSHNMVIYATTAGGVSIGSLFLAGYLPAAILAGTLMVGSYIISIKRNYPKGDKFNLLNLFKQIAHSFWALAAVLIVVVGVVGGVFTATESAAIAVFYSLIVSVFIYRGMTWKGVWKVLDQCVNTLSIVLILISTSSIFGFLLTRLNVPSLAAKAILGLTDNTIILALLLNLILLVLGVIMDMAPIILIATPILLPIATSIGISPIQFGIMMILNCGIGLLTPPVGSVLFIGSAVGEVSIERLVKAILPFYLLMIITLLLLTFIPAISLYLPSVFM, encoded by the coding sequence ATGATTGAAAGTAGTATGGCGATTTTTGTCCTGCTGGGAAGTTTTTTTGTTTTTATCCTGATCCGCTTCCCTATTGCCTACGCGGTCGCACTGTCGTCCATTCTTTGCCTGCTGTATCAGGGCCTGCCTCTGACGACAGTCGCGCAGCAGATGGTGAAAGGAATCAGCTCCTTCAGCCTGATGGCCGTGCCTTTTTTCATCACCATGGGCTACCTGATGGGGTCAGGCGGTATTTCCGAAAAGCTGATCGCGTTGGCCAATGCCTGTGTCGGCTGGATGCGCGGCGGCATGGCCATGGTGAACATCGTGTCTTCCTATTTCTTCGGCGGCATTTCAGGCTCTGCAGCCGCTGACACGGCATCCCTGGGCAGCATCATGATTCCGATGATGGTCGAGCAGGGCTATGACGATGACTTCGCGACCGCCGTAACCGTGACCAGTTCCTGCGAGGGTCTGCTCGTTCCCCCCAGCCACAACATGGTTATCTACGCGACGACCGCTGGCGGGGTTTCCATCGGCAGTCTCTTTCTGGCTGGCTATCTGCCCGCCGCTATTCTTGCGGGAACCCTGATGGTCGGTTCCTACATCATTTCGATCAAGCGCAACTATCCCAAAGGAGACAAGTTCAATCTTTTGAACTTGTTTAAGCAGATCGCTCATTCCTTCTGGGCTCTTGCCGCCGTGCTTATTGTTGTTGTCGGTGTTGTCGGCGGTGTCTTCACAGCGACGGAATCCGCCGCGATTGCCGTCTTCTACAGTTTGATCGTCAGTGTGTTTATTTATCGGGGGATGACCTGGAAGGGGGTCTGGAAGGTTCTGGATCAATGCGTGAACACCTTGTCGATCGTCCTGATTCTGATTTCCACGTCCAGCATTTTCGGTTTTCTGCTGACCCGCCTGAACGTTCCGAGCCTGGCGGCAAAGGCCATTCTCGGTCTGACAGACAACACGATTATTTTAGCTCTATTGCTGAACCTGATTCTGCTGGTTCTGGGCGTCATCATGGACATGGCGCCGATCATCCTGATTGCGACCCCCATCCTGCTGCCCATTGCCACAAGCATCGGGATTTCACCCATTCAGTTCGGCATCATGATGATTTTGAACTGCGGCATAGGGCTCTTGACGCCCCCTGTCGGGTCGGTTCTCTTTATCGGATCGGCCGTCGGAGAGGTCTCGATCGAAAGACTGGTGAAAGCAATCTTACCCTTTTACCTGCTGATGATCATCACTCTGCTGTTACTGACGTTTATCCCTGCGATCAGCCTGTATCTGCCGTCAGTGTTCATGTGA
- a CDS encoding TRAP transporter small permease yields the protein MKAVFNTVDKIKPFFDYVDKLVLFICKILLITDIVITAMAVTGRYVSFVPDPAWSEEVVLSCMAYMAVLSAALAIRRNSHIRMTAFDRYLPPKVLVALDLLADIAILALGFVMIVVGWSYAQRLGSRGFYVSMPSLSRFWMYFPVPLAGVAMVIFELEMIYNRIKKLVLGEEA from the coding sequence ATGAAGGCGGTGTTTAATACTGTCGATAAAATTAAACCGTTTTTTGACTATGTCGACAAACTGGTCCTTTTTATCTGCAAAATCCTTCTGATCACAGATATTGTCATTACAGCCATGGCCGTTACCGGACGATACGTTTCCTTTGTTCCGGACCCTGCCTGGAGCGAAGAGGTGGTCCTCTCCTGCATGGCCTACATGGCGGTCCTCTCTGCCGCACTGGCAATCAGGCGTAATTCCCATATCCGCATGACTGCTTTTGACCGCTATCTTCCCCCCAAGGTCCTTGTTGCCCTTGATCTGCTTGCCGATATCGCCATATTGGCGCTGGGATTCGTCATGATCGTTGTTGGCTGGAGCTACGCTCAAAGACTGGGTTCCAGAGGGTTTTATGTCAGCATGCCCAGTCTCTCCAGGTTCTGGATGTACTTCCCGGTGCCGCTGGCCGGGGTTGCCATGGTCATTTTTGAATTGGAAATGATCTATAACCGGATCAAAAAACTGGTTCTCGGGGAGGAAGCTTAA
- a CDS encoding TRAP transporter substrate-binding protein, producing the protein MALAVSGTFAGQAQAADKTVTLVYAEVNPMDSIVGQTGQKFKEEVERLSGGTVLLDIKANGVLGAEQDVLDAMLGGGGTIDMSRISAFALTSYGGQKSKLLSIPYTFTSRDHFWKFAASDLAPEFLLEPHENGTGIRGLFYGEEGFRHFFGTKPLNKMADLAGMKIRVSNDPVMRGLVKALDASPTVVNYNELYSALQTGVVDAAEQPIANYKSKAFNEVAPYMILDGHTLGAIQVIITDEAWNKLSANQQNALVEAGKLASAFNRELSEGAEQKVLKELAAAGATVVPVADKGPWQKACAGVIKEASAQNAALYQKILDMQ; encoded by the coding sequence ATGGCGCTGGCCGTATCAGGCACATTTGCTGGTCAGGCACAGGCCGCTGACAAGACAGTTACGCTTGTCTATGCCGAGGTTAACCCCATGGATTCCATCGTCGGCCAGACCGGCCAGAAGTTCAAAGAGGAAGTTGAGCGCCTGTCCGGCGGCACCGTCCTTCTTGATATCAAGGCCAACGGCGTGCTCGGCGCTGAGCAGGATGTCCTTGACGCCATGCTCGGCGGCGGCGGAACTATCGACATGTCCAGAATTTCGGCCTTTGCCCTGACCAGTTACGGCGGGCAGAAATCCAAACTGCTGTCCATCCCCTACACCTTTACCAGCAGAGATCATTTCTGGAAGTTTGCCGCCAGCGATCTGGCTCCCGAGTTCCTTCTCGAGCCCCATGAAAACGGTACCGGCATTCGCGGTCTGTTCTACGGAGAAGAAGGCTTCAGACATTTCTTCGGGACCAAGCCCCTCAACAAAATGGCCGATCTGGCCGGCATGAAAATCCGCGTCTCCAACGACCCCGTTATGCGTGGCCTGGTCAAAGCACTCGACGCTTCTCCGACCGTTGTTAACTACAACGAACTTTACTCCGCGCTCCAGACCGGTGTGGTTGACGCTGCCGAGCAGCCGATTGCCAACTACAAGTCAAAAGCCTTCAACGAAGTTGCTCCCTACATGATCCTCGACGGCCATACCCTGGGCGCAATTCAGGTTATCATCACCGACGAAGCATGGAACAAGCTGTCTGCAAACCAGCAGAACGCTCTGGTTGAAGCCGGCAAGCTTGCTTCCGCCTTCAACAGAGAGCTGTCTGAAGGTGCCGAGCAGAAGGTACTGAAAGAACTGGCCGCCGCAGGGGCAACCGTTGTTCCTGTTGCCGACAAAGGCCCCTGGCAGAAAGCCTGCGCCGGAGTCATCAAAGAAGCCAGTGCCCAAAACGCTGCCCTGTACCAGAAGATTCTTGATATGCAGTAG
- a CDS encoding ROK family protein: MSIINKIPSLDKAKMRSINRIKVLCTIRDMQPISRTAIAKETGLSPAAISGITGELIEENLLLEKENGESIGGRKPVLLTLNPEGAYTIGVFVSVQRITVVIVNLQAHIVAEHMMNHEEKDTTPEGVAEQIVQAVHHCMWKTELTKSQISGIGLAIPGLVTYPDRMIKFALNYSWRNVNFKEILVRKLALPTYIENSVRCISLAEQRFGAGKNVDNFIVVSLAQGVAIGIIINGQPYIGHSGCAGEFGHTTIDPSGPLCRCGKRGCFETYCGNHAILEKAKQLAREKRWTPAVALEELTIEDVMEKARDGEPALVELYREAGKGLGIGIANLIEIFNPEKIILSGKGALAGDLLIKPMRETIPQYLTANSDSLVDVVVRHWQHSDAARGAGVMVLQETYQLTPQVNASTASANSPAG, translated from the coding sequence GTGAGCATCATCAATAAAATCCCCTCTCTTGATAAAGCGAAGATGCGTTCAATCAACCGCATCAAGGTTCTCTGCACCATTCGCGATATGCAGCCGATTTCCCGCACCGCGATTGCCAAGGAGACGGGCCTGAGCCCTGCGGCCATCTCGGGGATCACCGGCGAACTGATCGAGGAAAACCTCCTGCTGGAAAAAGAGAACGGGGAATCGATCGGCGGCAGAAAACCTGTCCTCCTCACACTCAACCCGGAGGGGGCCTATACAATCGGCGTTTTTGTCTCAGTTCAGCGGATCACGGTTGTCATCGTCAACCTCCAGGCCCACATCGTCGCCGAGCATATGATGAATCATGAGGAGAAGGACACCACCCCGGAAGGGGTGGCGGAACAGATTGTCCAGGCCGTCCATCACTGCATGTGGAAAACGGAACTGACCAAAAGCCAGATATCAGGCATCGGCCTGGCCATTCCCGGACTGGTCACATATCCGGACAGGATGATCAAGTTCGCACTCAATTACAGCTGGCGTAACGTCAATTTCAAAGAGATTCTCGTGCGCAAGCTCGCCCTCCCCACCTATATCGAAAACAGCGTCCGCTGCATTTCACTGGCGGAGCAACGCTTCGGCGCCGGCAAAAATGTCGATAATTTCATTGTCGTCAGTCTGGCGCAGGGTGTGGCGATCGGCATTATTATCAATGGCCAGCCTTATATCGGCCATTCCGGCTGCGCCGGTGAGTTCGGCCACACCACGATCGACCCATCCGGCCCGCTTTGCCGCTGCGGCAAACGGGGCTGTTTTGAAACTTACTGTGGCAACCACGCTATTCTGGAAAAAGCGAAGCAACTCGCCCGGGAAAAGCGCTGGACTCCGGCTGTCGCGCTGGAAGAATTGACCATTGAAGATGTGATGGAAAAAGCCAGGGACGGAGAGCCTGCCTTGGTAGAACTTTATAGAGAGGCTGGAAAGGGGCTAGGAATCGGCATCGCTAATCTCATTGAGATCTTTAACCCGGAGAAAATTATTCTCTCCGGCAAGGGCGCACTCGCCGGAGATCTGCTCATCAAACCGATGCGAGAAACGATTCCTCAGTATCTGACCGCTAACAGCGACAGTTTAGTCGATGTCGTTGTGCGTCATTGGCAACACAGCGATGCAGCCAGAGGTGCCGGTGTGATGGTACTACAGGAAACATATCAGTTGACTCCGCAAGTCAATGCGTCGACAGCATCCGCGAACTCCCCGGCAGGTTGA
- a CDS encoding HD domain-containing phosphohydrolase: MSENQTPQADIKILLVDDEVNITRALLRLFNDVEHYQVLTANSGQDALLLLRENQDCGVIISDQRMPGMSGVEFLRQARDLSPEAVRMLLTGYADIEASIAAINRGGIFRYLTKPWDDDALLQAVAEAAANFTLIQENKRLNALVRKQKEELEEWNKRLKQRVLDQTSQIRAKSDELAESNSRLKESFSAIIEALAGLIELHHKRAPGHSRNISELLKVMARRLKLDDLQQKKIISAGLLHDIGKIGINDRILGKSVADMTPQEYKEYKTHVIRGQAAIDRVPELRDIGEMVRHHHERFDGKGFPDGLKGEAIPLGSRMICAANLFEHKLLKYPQSEALDEALADLKGEWGPVLDPALRTALEEGAREIYASLNLVSEVSEKMVSPKELKPGMQLKTDLYSGTGVLLLKKGSVFDENSIDATRRCFKIDPFERDICVIIRKESADEESA; encoded by the coding sequence ATGAGTGAAAACCAGACGCCGCAGGCGGATATTAAAATTCTGTTGGTTGACGATGAAGTCAATATCACCAGAGCGTTGCTGCGTCTGTTCAATGACGTCGAACATTATCAGGTGTTGACGGCGAATTCGGGGCAGGACGCCTTGCTGTTGCTGCGCGAAAACCAGGATTGCGGCGTGATTATTTCGGATCAACGCATGCCGGGAATGAGCGGGGTCGAGTTTTTGCGTCAGGCTCGGGACCTCTCCCCTGAAGCGGTGAGGATGCTGTTGACCGGCTACGCGGATATCGAGGCGTCCATCGCGGCCATCAATCGCGGCGGAATTTTTCGCTACCTGACCAAGCCCTGGGATGATGACGCGCTGCTGCAGGCCGTTGCCGAAGCTGCTGCAAACTTTACCCTGATCCAGGAAAACAAGCGCCTTAATGCCCTGGTTCGAAAGCAGAAAGAGGAACTGGAGGAGTGGAATAAGCGACTCAAACAGCGGGTTCTGGACCAGACTTCACAAATCCGGGCTAAAAGCGACGAATTGGCCGAGAGCAATTCCCGGCTGAAGGAAAGTTTTTCCGCAATCATTGAGGCCCTGGCCGGGCTGATCGAATTGCATCACAAGCGGGCGCCGGGACACAGCCGAAACATTTCCGAGTTGCTGAAGGTCATGGCGCGCCGCCTTAAGCTTGATGACCTGCAACAGAAAAAAATTATTTCCGCCGGATTGCTGCATGATATTGGTAAGATCGGCATCAACGACCGGATTCTAGGCAAGTCGGTCGCCGATATGACACCCCAGGAATACAAGGAATATAAAACCCATGTCATTCGGGGGCAGGCGGCCATTGACCGGGTGCCGGAGTTACGGGATATCGGCGAGATGGTCCGTCATCACCATGAACGGTTTGACGGCAAGGGCTTTCCCGACGGTCTCAAAGGGGAGGCCATCCCCCTCGGTTCCAGGATGATCTGCGCGGCCAACCTGTTTGAGCACAAGCTCCTCAAGTATCCCCAGTCCGAAGCCCTTGACGAAGCCCTGGCTGACCTCAAAGGCGAATGGGGGCCGGTTCTTGATCCGGCCTTGCGGACCGCGCTGGAAGAGGGAGCCCGGGAAATCTACGCCAGCCTGAATCTGGTTTCGGAAGTCTCTGAAAAAATGGTCTCACCGAAGGAGCTGAAGCCCGGCATGCAGTTGAAAACCGATCTGTACAGCGGGACCGGGGTGTTGTTGCTCAAGAAAGGCTCGGTGTTTGATGAAAATTCCATCGATGCCACCCGGCGCTGTTTTAAGATCGATCCCTTCGAAAGAGATATCTGCGTGATTATCCGCAAGGAGTCTGCGGACGAGGAGTCAGCCTAG
- a CDS encoding response regulator yields MAGEIKILCVDDEKNVLKALRRLFMEEDSYEILLAESGQEGLAVLEEEEDIRLIISDYRMPEMNGVEFLRQVNERWPETIRIVLSGFADTAAVVEAINLGQIYKFLPKPWNDEDLLSTIGSALDHQSLRWENNKLSQELKIRNAELKQVNAELQSVNERLEDLVELRTEELEIRHRVLQISQAILDVLPVAVLGIDPDDMIVHCNQAACDLFPSAEMGPLGHDRSSVLSAEVNQLIDQLSDGFCPNSIVTIRERPFRCQVRRLHETLSQGCVVVLSAEH; encoded by the coding sequence ATGGCGGGTGAGATAAAAATTCTTTGCGTCGATGATGAAAAGAATGTTCTCAAGGCGTTGCGGCGCTTGTTCATGGAAGAAGATAGCTATGAGATCCTGCTGGCTGAATCAGGTCAGGAAGGGCTTGCCGTACTGGAAGAGGAGGAGGATATCAGGCTGATTATTTCCGATTATCGGATGCCGGAAATGAACGGGGTCGAGTTTTTGCGCCAGGTCAATGAGCGCTGGCCGGAAACGATCCGGATTGTTCTTTCGGGATTTGCCGATACGGCTGCGGTCGTCGAAGCCATCAACCTGGGGCAGATTTATAAATTCCTGCCCAAACCCTGGAATGATGAGGACCTGCTCTCGACTATCGGCTCGGCCCTTGATCATCAGTCGCTCCGCTGGGAAAACAATAAACTCAGTCAGGAACTGAAGATCAGGAACGCAGAATTGAAACAGGTCAATGCCGAACTGCAATCGGTGAACGAACGTTTGGAAGACCTGGTTGAACTGAGAACCGAAGAATTGGAAATTCGTCACCGTGTGCTGCAAATTTCCCAAGCTATTCTGGATGTGTTGCCGGTTGCGGTACTCGGGATCGACCCGGATGACATGATTGTCCATTGCAACCAGGCGGCTTGTGATTTGTTTCCCAGCGCGGAGATGGGCCCCCTCGGTCATGATCGCAGCAGCGTCCTCTCCGCTGAGGTCAATCAGCTGATTGACCAGCTCAGTGACGGATTCTGCCCGAACTCCATTGTGACGATCCGGGAGAGACCTTTTCGTTGCCAGGTCAGAAGGCTGCATGAAACATTGTCGCAAGGGTGCGTCGTTGTACTCAGTGCAGAACATTGA
- a CDS encoding sensor histidine kinase encodes MIESTQNNPLLRAIESIDPALLMLAVEQSPSSILITSPDREIIYVNQKYTESMGYSRKEALGHVPQVFTAGNELIDFDAMWATLRAGREWRGDIHSRRKSGELFWERVAISPIQDHLNKTTTHYLIIKEDITQQKEIAEELERSVAESTQMAVHLEYLNAELKNTQSQMLKREKMASIGQLAAGVAHEINNPIGFVSSNLRSLEKYLEKFTDYLQTLETALQQHSSPAWQELEPLRKRAKIDYLIEDSKDLVAESLDGAERVRKIVQNLKTFSRVDQTGTQLVDLNECLESTVSIVWNEIKYKSQLDKDLGDLPQLECNSQELTQVFTNILVNAAQAIEKDGLIKIRSWHEDDAIMVSISDNGCGIREEDRPRIFEPFFTTKPVGQGTGLGMSISYEIIKKHGGDISFETEPGQGTVFHIRLPISGSDA; translated from the coding sequence ATGATTGAATCAACGCAAAACAATCCCCTGTTGCGCGCTATTGAGAGCATCGATCCCGCGCTGCTGATGCTGGCTGTTGAGCAGAGCCCTTCGTCGATCCTGATTACCAGCCCGGACCGGGAAATTATCTATGTGAACCAAAAGTATACGGAGAGTATGGGATACTCCCGGAAAGAGGCGTTGGGGCATGTGCCCCAGGTCTTCACTGCGGGCAACGAGCTTATTGATTTCGACGCGATGTGGGCGACCCTGCGGGCTGGGCGTGAATGGCGGGGAGATATTCACTCCAGGCGAAAAAGCGGGGAGCTTTTCTGGGAGAGGGTCGCTATTTCGCCCATTCAGGATCATCTCAATAAAACCACGACCCACTATCTTATCATCAAGGAAGATATCACCCAGCAGAAAGAAATTGCGGAGGAACTTGAACGGTCTGTGGCGGAGTCGACCCAAATGGCCGTGCATCTCGAATATTTGAATGCAGAGTTGAAGAATACGCAGTCACAAATGTTGAAGCGGGAAAAAATGGCCTCCATTGGCCAGTTGGCCGCCGGAGTCGCCCATGAAATCAACAACCCCATCGGCTTTGTCTCCAGTAACCTGCGCAGCCTGGAAAAATATCTTGAAAAATTCACGGATTATCTGCAAACGCTCGAAACCGCGCTGCAGCAGCATTCCAGCCCAGCCTGGCAGGAACTCGAACCGCTCAGAAAACGGGCGAAAATCGATTATCTGATCGAAGACAGCAAGGACCTTGTCGCTGAATCCCTTGACGGTGCCGAGCGGGTCCGGAAAATTGTGCAGAATCTGAAGACCTTTTCCCGGGTTGACCAGACCGGCACCCAGTTGGTCGATCTGAATGAATGCCTGGAAAGCACAGTGTCCATCGTGTGGAACGAAATCAAATATAAATCGCAGCTGGACAAAGACCTTGGTGACTTGCCTCAGCTGGAGTGCAATTCCCAGGAACTGACCCAGGTTTTTACCAATATCCTGGTCAATGCTGCCCAGGCCATTGAGAAAGACGGGCTGATCAAGATCCGCAGCTGGCATGAAGACGATGCCATTATGGTCAGCATCTCCGACAATGGTTGCGGAATCAGGGAAGAAGACCGGCCGAGGATCTTTGAGCCGTTTTTTACCACCAAGCCCGTGGGGCAGGGGACCGGGTTGGGGATGAGCATCAGCTATGAAATTATCAAGAAACATGGCGGAGACATCAGCTTTGAGACGGAACCAGGCCAAGGGACGGTTTTCCATATCCGTTTGCCGATCAGCGGAAGCGATGCTTGA
- a CDS encoding molybdopterin dinucleotide binding domain-containing protein — protein sequence MRSVNTYRDFADDGVREKRPGTEGCRMNPRDAASRGLAAGDMVRLFIDRGAYLDVLQRGLYRRLFCMGETL from the coding sequence GTGCGCTCCGTCAACACCTACCGGGATTTCGCCGACGACGGTGTTCGGGAAAAACGGCCCGGGACTGAGGGCTGCAGAATGAATCCGCGGGATGCGGCGTCGCGCGGGCTGGCAGCTGGGGATATGGTGCGGCTGTTCATTGACCGTGGTGCCTATCTGGACGTTTTGCAAAGAGGGCTATACAGGAGGCTCTTCTGTATGGGCGAAACCTTGTGA
- a CDS encoding cupin domain-containing protein, with protein sequence MFTKTSDRDYLQPADKIRMKTLVYGEKTLMSEFRLEQGAQLTRHSHPHEQTGYLVSGALRLTIGTDHYEVSPGDSWCIPADVEHQAEAVEQAVVIEVFAPLRKDYLP encoded by the coding sequence ATGTTTACCAAAACATCCGACCGGGATTATCTGCAACCGGCCGACAAAATCCGGATGAAAACCCTGGTCTATGGCGAGAAGACCCTGATGAGCGAGTTTCGTTTGGAACAAGGGGCACAACTGACTCGCCACAGCCACCCCCATGAACAGACCGGCTACCTGGTCAGCGGCGCATTGCGCCTGACCATCGGCACGGATCATTATGAGGTCAGTCCGGGAGACAGCTGGTGTATCCCGGCGGATGTTGAGCATCAGGCCGAAGCCGTGGAACAAGCTGTGGTCATTGAAGTATTCGCACCGCTAAGAAAGGACTATCTGCCCTGA
- a CDS encoding DMT family transporter, with protein sequence MPRLVVLGSLSALFFSSTFIFNRAISLAGGHWFWTASLRYVWMLALLMLWYLCSGKMNLLGQIFGLFKRNWIFWCLTGSIGFGIFYSLIAFSSGFAPGWVVATTWQMTILASPLVLLLFGKKVPLRALLYTLLIFCGILLVNLGQSETVAWQDLLWGGLPVLVAAFAYPLGNQMLWEAQRQGTRRIPHIKDQVLEDPFARIMLLTLGTIPFWVLLYLLMSPPPPAAGQWTSTFLVALLSGVVATSLFLYARNLAGDSYEIAAIDSLQSGEVLFSLAGEILFLNGSFPATGGTVGVILTVVGLGLYMRAQVDQN encoded by the coding sequence ATGCCCCGTCTGGTCGTTCTCGGCAGTCTATCCGCTCTGTTCTTCAGCAGTACCTTTATTTTCAACCGCGCCATCAGCCTGGCCGGCGGCCATTGGTTCTGGACGGCCAGCCTGCGTTATGTCTGGATGCTGGCGCTGCTCATGCTCTGGTATCTGTGCTCCGGCAAAATGAATTTGCTCGGGCAAATCTTCGGCCTGTTCAAGCGCAACTGGATTTTCTGGTGTCTGACCGGCAGCATCGGTTTCGGAATCTTTTATTCCCTGATCGCCTTCAGTTCCGGGTTTGCCCCGGGCTGGGTGGTTGCCACCACCTGGCAGATGACCATTCTGGCTTCACCGCTGGTCCTGCTGCTGTTTGGCAAAAAGGTCCCACTCAGGGCCCTGCTCTATACTTTGCTGATCTTTTGCGGCATCCTCCTGGTCAACCTGGGCCAATCAGAGACCGTTGCCTGGCAGGACCTGCTCTGGGGCGGGCTGCCGGTGCTGGTTGCGGCCTTCGCCTACCCTCTCGGTAACCAGATGCTCTGGGAAGCGCAACGTCAGGGCACCCGACGGATTCCGCATATCAAAGATCAGGTTCTGGAAGACCCCTTTGCCAGAATCATGTTATTGACCCTGGGGACAATCCCGTTTTGGGTCCTGCTTTACCTGCTGATGAGTCCGCCGCCGCCAGCGGCCGGACAATGGACCAGCACCTTTCTGGTGGCGCTGTTGTCCGGAGTGGTTGCGACGAGCTTGTTTCTCTATGCCCGCAATCTGGCGGGTGATTCCTATGAGATCGCCGCTATTGATTCCCTGCAATCGGGAGAAGTGTTATTTTCACTGGCGGGAGAGATTCTCTTCCTGAACGGAAGTTTCCCGGCAACCGGTGGTACGGTCGGGGTGATCCTGACCGTTGTCGGCCTGGGCCTGTACATGAGGGCACAGGTCGACCAAAACTGA
- a CDS encoding acyl-CoA thioesterase, with product MPKIYRHRITVPADSIDANGHVNNVVYIQWMQDVATSHSDAQGCTRSLYEQLGSSWVVRAHRIEYLKPAFAGQEIEILTWVSNLQRTRSLRRYRFQNDEGTVLARAETDWVYINAASGRPCSVAPEVSQAFELVPEEEEPRE from the coding sequence ATGCCGAAAATCTACCGTCACCGCATCACAGTCCCCGCCGATTCCATCGACGCCAACGGCCATGTCAATAATGTGGTTTACATTCAATGGATGCAGGATGTTGCGACCAGTCATTCCGATGCCCAGGGGTGTACCAGGTCGCTGTATGAACAACTCGGGAGCAGCTGGGTCGTTCGCGCCCACCGCATTGAGTACCTGAAACCGGCCTTTGCCGGACAGGAGATCGAGATCCTGACCTGGGTCAGCAATCTGCAACGGACCCGGTCGTTACGCCGTTACCGGTTCCAGAATGACGAAGGAACGGTCCTCGCCCGGGCGGAAACCGACTGGGTCTATATCAACGCAGCCAGCGGTCGCCCCTGCAGCGTTGCCCCGGAGGTCAGCCAGGCCTTTGAGCTGGTCCCGGAGGAGGAAGAACCCAGGGAATAA
- a CDS encoding NADH:flavin oxidoreductase/NADH oxidase yields MSKLFSPLKIRGLTIPNRVFLSPMCQYSTPDGKAGSWHQVHLGTRAVGGCGLVMTEATAVSPEGRISPDDLGIWNDEQMAALIPVVDFIRRHGAVAGIQLAHAGRKASTDAPWRGGKPLSEAQRGWQPLAPSPLPFAPGSALPRELSDADLDSIEEAFVCAARRALQAGFQVIELHSAHGYLLHQFLSPLSNHRTDEFGGTLQNRMRFPLRVAAAVRAELPAEIPLFVRLSASDWVAGGWDLNQSLEFCAALKQQGIDLIDCSSGGLVATAKIPAGPGFQVPFAAAIKARAGMATGAVGLITEPAQAEQIVATAQADAVFLGRELLRDPYWPLRAARELAVDAVWPEQYLRAK; encoded by the coding sequence ATGAGCAAACTGTTTAGCCCGTTGAAGATACGGGGACTGACTATTCCCAACCGGGTTTTTCTGTCCCCCATGTGTCAATACTCAACTCCGGACGGCAAGGCCGGCAGCTGGCATCAGGTGCACCTGGGAACGCGTGCCGTGGGCGGCTGCGGGCTGGTCATGACGGAAGCGACCGCCGTCAGTCCTGAGGGGAGAATCAGTCCTGACGATCTGGGCATCTGGAATGATGAACAGATGGCAGCGCTCATTCCAGTGGTGGATTTCATTCGCCGGCACGGTGCCGTCGCCGGTATCCAGCTGGCTCATGCCGGCAGAAAAGCCTCCACCGACGCCCCCTGGCGGGGCGGCAAACCGCTCTCAGAAGCTCAGCGCGGCTGGCAACCGCTGGCCCCAAGCCCGCTCCCTTTTGCGCCCGGCTCTGCGCTACCAAGAGAGCTGTCAGACGCCGATCTCGACAGCATTGAAGAAGCGTTTGTCTGCGCCGCCCGGCGCGCGCTGCAGGCCGGGTTTCAGGTTATCGAGCTGCACAGCGCCCACGGCTATCTGCTGCACCAGTTTCTGTCCCCGCTGAGCAATCACAGAACGGACGAGTTCGGCGGAACCTTGCAAAACCGAATGCGTTTTCCGTTGCGGGTCGCGGCCGCAGTCCGGGCGGAGTTGCCGGCTGAGATCCCCCTGTTTGTCCGCCTTTCGGCCAGCGATTGGGTGGCCGGCGGCTGGGATTTGAACCAGTCCCTGGAATTCTGCGCCGCCCTCAAACAGCAGGGGATAGACCTGATCGACTGTTCTTCGGGAGGCCTGGTCGCCACCGCCAAGATTCCGGCCGGACCGGGCTTTCAGGTTCCGTTTGCCGCAGCTATCAAAGCCAGGGCTGGCATGGCCACCGGAGCGGTCGGCCTGATCACCGAGCCGGCCCAGGCCGAGCAGATTGTTGCCACCGCCCAGGCCGATGCGGTCTTTCTCGGGCGGGAGCTGCTGCGCGACCCCTATTGGCCGCTACGGGCGGCTCGGGAGCTTGCCGTCGATGCGGTCTGGCCCGAGCAGTACTTGAGAGCCAAATGA